From Desulfobacteraceae bacterium, a single genomic window includes:
- a CDS encoding response regulator, translated as MAKKILIIDDDPIIVKYLTALLEDNGYTTCSANSGVAALDVVKREKPDLITLDLEMPEEWGPHFYRRMTKDPELQDIPVIVISGMAGRHAIKKAVAYLSKPFDADKLLLTVQRAIGLPD; from the coding sequence GATCATCGATGACGACCCCATTATCGTCAAATACCTCACCGCGCTGCTGGAAGACAACGGCTACACCACCTGCAGCGCCAACTCCGGTGTGGCGGCGCTGGATGTGGTCAAGCGCGAGAAACCCGACCTGATCACCCTGGACCTGGAAATGCCCGAAGAGTGGGGCCCGCACTTCTACCGCCGGATGACCAAGGACCCCGAACTGCAGGACATTCCCGTGATCGTGATCAGCGGGATGGCCGGGCGCCACGCCATCAAGAAGGCCGTGGCCTACCTCAGCAAGCCGTTTGACGCCGACAAGCTGCTGCTGACCGTTCAGCGCGCCATCGGGCTGCCGGATTGA